The genomic window gcgcttccgtgcatgtgcacagcgTGTACAGTTCCTGTGaaacgctctgccgagcagctggagcatcacggaggtgtGCAGAGGCGTCGCTGGAGGGTAggacgcatgcacgcactgcgcacattcatgtggaggatgatgggccccattgcaactggtacagatccggaacctaccactggtacACAGCTTCCTTGTATCCAGGAGtggccttcaaaaatttcagcaacaggttctctaccCAATTGCTGGttaggtgtggccatggtgggcatggcctagttggcctcctatatcatggggggggggagtttttgctttccccaggctccagaggctttcctcaagggaaaaaaacctgcctcccctgggctccagagaccctccggaggccagaaatgggtccCTTTCCAGCCTTCCAAAACTTcctggaggcccatttttccctttccccaagcctccgtgcaggacctgcacttactttgcatgcaaaacgggccacgtggaggctgctgggagggaaggggtggaatgggaggggcagggtgggaggcaGGGCAGGGCCGCCagcggtgggatttggaggttctctgaaccggccataacgttagctacgggttctctcaAACCCAGGCGAACCTATAGCAGCCCACCCCGCTTGTATCCCATCTCAACTACTTATGGCAAATCCCAGGGAGAGGATGTTAAAAGAGAACCAGAATGGTGCCTACACAATCAAAGCTGCCAtcttctgcaggctacttcagctgactgcagttctgcagttcggctgttcaaatctcaccggctcagggttgactcagccttccatccttctgaggtgggaaaaatgaggacccggattgttgttgggggcaatatgctgactctgtaaaccgcttagagagggatgaaagccctatgaagcggtatataagtctaactgctattagaCAGTTGCTatttatgggtagtcctcgattatcaaccattcatttagtgttcAGTTGAAGTTAGAATGacactcaggaattctgggagttgacatgcacaagtcataaaagggtcattgttccccacccctgctctacCTGGGTTATTATTTTCTCCGATTTTGCTCAGCAGTTGCTCAGTGCCGAAAACCACTTTATCCTCACCTGTCAGCCTCCTTCTGATGGCTCTCCTGCAAAAGTCCAATTGCTTCTTCCAAAGCCTGTTTGTTTGACTGATGTAGGTCACTTTGCCAGGAACTATGACGCCCACCTGCATTGAAATTCTCTGAAAAAGTTCAGCTGTTCTCCTCTGGGACATAAGTATTACCAACAAACTTCAGCCATGGGAATTTACATCGCCATAAAACTTCCCAGTGAGTATCCTTCTACATAATGTCCCAGGGTAGGACATAGGCTTGTCAAACTTAAATAGCTTCAGAAAACACATGTGATGAAAATGTCTAATATCCTGTATTGTAGAAATGCACTTTCATGAGGTCCACATTGCAGTAAAAAACCCAACCTTTGTGAATTCATTTGCCAATGGAATTCATAAAAAATAGTAATTGAAAAGTCAGGGTTATTTACCACTTGGTTGATTTTATGTTTCTCAGGTTGTAATGGCACTTTTAAAACAAATTCGTTAAGCAAGAATTTTTTTCTACACAAATCTCTGAGTTAGGAAATCTTAAGGAAAGTAGACCTCCTGCCAAACGCCCCTTTTAGATGTTTATGTTCATATTTCCTATTAGTCTTTTTTCCTTTGAGGTTCCTTACACAAATTATGGGCTTCCATAACAGAccacaaaatgctttaaaaaaatagaagtttAAGAGCAACATTCAGTGAGAACtcatatgttgttgttagttgcgaaatcatGTCCGACCCTTCACAACCccttggacaatgttcctccaggccttcctgttctctaccatcctctggagtccatttactgAACTCATATACTGTACATCAAAAGGTTTCAGACAATCTCAGAAGGTCTCAGTAAACATAATGGGTTTCCAACGCACTAAAATTGTTAGTTGATAAGGTAATTTGTGTCACATGTATTTTGCATTTGCAGAAACAATCCATCTACCTGTCCCTTTCCCTCAGTTTAGCAACATATTGTAACAGGCTGATATAGtgactctgctctgctctgctctatgcCGGGTGGAGAAGCTGCAGTAATTTGTGGAACATATCTGAGGATCTCTGACATGTTAACTCCATATACTTCTTTTTCAGCACACCATAGTAGATCCAGCTTTCAACATCAAGGTATTAAGCCATGTTTTTACCCATTCCGGTGACAGACAAATAAACCAACagactgacagactgacagacagactgacagacagactgacagacagactgacagacagaagagattaatagatgatagatagatagacagacagatagatagacagacagcagATTAATTCACAATGTAAACCCAATGCTAGATTCAGGTTGGCTATTTCATTACACAGGTGTAGTTTGATTAAATGTGATTATTTTCCTGGGGCAATTATGTACTGTATGTGTGCATCAATATTGTTAGCAAGTCTGGTTCTTAAAATTAGATACTTACAGACTTAACTGatggttttttgcttttttagaaAGTTAAAACCAGAATAAAGTacattattgtaaaaaaaaaattgtttaagagATTGTTCTTTGAACAACAACATACTCCTGCTTTGTCAAGAAATCAATGCCACCTTGCCAGTTATTATTTCCCAAATTGCTGCAATTGAGGCAAGAGAAACAAAAGAACTGTTCTATACATCAAAAAGACAATCGAatttcaaaaatgatttttatcTTTCAAATTCAATGCCCCACGTCAAGAGTACCACGCTATAATTTAATTTCAGTACAATACATAAGGGTACAAAAGGGCTtttcatacacacatatatatatacacatatagatTCACAAATACACCCACATATATTCCGACATGCACTGATTTGGAAGCTAGACTCATCCTTTTTCTCATATATGACAAAATGTGGAAACTGAGCAgcgaaagggagaaaaagagccaGCACACAGATTCATACATAGAATCAAACCTGACATAAATGACTATTTGGATTTCCCCCATTAGCACTTACTTCTCCAAGAACTAGCCTAGACTACTGGCTATGTCTGTGtaggtttattgttttattttaacagtCCTCTTGAGTTAAAGCTGAAcggttctctttccttccacacaGAGAATAAAGCTGTGCACCAGGAGCAGTGTTTGTGGCTGCCCTCATTAATAGGCAATTTTGTGATTTGACAGCTTTGCCGCTTGGAGAGGCTCCGTTTCGGGAGGGCTTGGAAGATGCTGATGCCACGAAGCTTGATGCCACGAAGCTTGAGCCCACTGTCACAGAATTGATCTACTCCAGCCCATTTGCCGAGGGGGGGAAAGTATCACCCTCGGAAGGTTTTCTCTCTGGCTGCTCAAAGTTGAGACGAGCCGGTGCCCTCTATGCAGACAGAACATGCTCCTTTCAAAGAACTCAAGGAAGCTGCAGGTAAGTTTTGCCTGGCATATTACATCCAAGaacaggagagggaaagggaacagttttattttttcttccccttgCAGCATAGATTCCTATGTAGATTAACAAATGTGATGTGCCTGGAAGGGAGTTATCTCCTCTGCTTACTCAACTCAGTAAGAGCTGATCAACGCAACAACTAAGCTGGGATAATCAAGGCATGTAGCTCTAATTGTCTAATTGTAAATCTCCTTTTCATCAACTTGCTGGCTTCCCTCAAAGCTACGCCAAAGGGGTTCTTAAGCTGGGTTGCTTGATCCTTGTGTTCAGCCACAAACAAAGCTGGAAACGGCAAGGAATACATTTCTGCTTTCCCCACTCAAGTGGGGGAATTTCCCCAAACCCTTTTTGAAATTTGTTCTCCTCCTTTCAATTTCAACTCTGGCAGTGGGGCAGGAGCGTGGAAGACCTGCCTTCAGACCTTTTGTCATTCATCTCTGCCAGGGGATGTCGGTGAATGGTGAGAAGAACAAACTCTGATAGCTTATCTTTCCTCTCTTTCACAATCtacttggcgggggggggggaatcatcatAGGAGTTGTGTTCTAGCATAATTGTctaccaaccccctccccccaaatctaGCTGATTAAGGAGATGGAGAGAATAACCTTCTTGTACAGTAGTCAGATCTGTGCATGGGGTTTTTGTAATCGGGTCAATGCACTGTTGGAAGCCAAGGGTTTAATATAGGTGGGATGGAAAACCTAGAGACAGGAATTTCACCTTACATTAGACTCCCTGTGATTACTTTTTTCCCCTAGGAAGGCAATGAGAAAATGTGTTGACCAGAACGGACAGAAGCAGCCAGACAACAATGGAGAACAACACAGGCAATGGACAGAACGAGACAGAAGTTCTGCCAAATCTGGAGGTGGTCACTACTGAATACCAAGTGGTCACTATCTTTTTGGTTCTCCTTATTTGTGGGTTAGGCATTGTGGGCAACATCATGGTGGTATTGGTGGTACTTAGGACAAAGCACATGAGGACCCCCACTAATTGTTACCTGGTCAGCCTTGCAGTAGCTGATCTCATGGTCCTTGTGGCTGCTGGACTACCCAACATTACTGAAAGCATTTATGGATTCTGGGTTTATGGCTACATTGGATGCCTCTGCATTACTTACCTCCAATATCTTGGTATCAATGCTTCTTCTTGCTCTATTACTGCCTTCACTATTGAGAGGTACATTGCCATTTGCCATCCCATCAAAGCTCAGTTTCTATGCACTTTCTCCAGAGCCAAAAAAATCATCATTTTTGTCTGGGCGTTCACCTCTGTCTATTGCATGCTCTGGTTTTTCTTACTGGATCTTAAGAGGGAAGTCTACAAAGAAGCCACGGTAGTGTCTTGTGGGTATAAAGTGTCTCGGAGTTACTACTCTCCGATTTATATGATGGACTTTGGGATATTCTATGTCATGCCAATGATCTTAGCAACTGTCCTCTATGGGTTGATTGCTAGAATTTTGTTTCTGAGCCCAATTTCATCTGACTCTAAAGAAAACTCAGCAACATGGAAGAATGATTTGGTTCTCTCAAGCAAAACCAAAGCAACCAATAAGAGCATCAACAGTGCTGTGGCTTCAAGAAGACAGGTAAGAAAACTACCCTccaaatcaggggtctccaatcttggcaactttaagacttgtggacttcaactcctagaattcctcagccagcaaagcatggAAGCAtggttgaggaactctgggaattgaagtccacaagtcttaaagtcaagGTTGGAAACCTCTGCTCCAAATGGTTTGGGAGGTTCCATTTGTAGCAGGAGTCTTCTGGATGGAAAGTCCAGACCAAATGAGGCTTCCATGTTCACAGATGCTACATTTGCATTTATACATCATACAAAACTTCCTTAGTTTATTTGGTTATTTCTATTACAATAAATATGTCACTAACAATCAAATATTTATGTTCTAAAAATATAAacccagaaaaaaattaaactatcCACACTTTAAGACTGCCCAAAAAGTATGGTGACTAAATGGTTCTTACAATACCAGTCAATATCTGCACCATAATTTCAACCACAATTTCAATCTAAATTCACCATAATTTCTGATTCTAGAGATCAGAAGCTGGCAGCAACTTAGAGCAAGAAGAATTTTCAGTTGACCTTCTCTGAATGATCTCAGCTAagaggaaagattttttcttcagTGATCCACACCCAAGATATTTAACGCTTTAAGAATAATAAGTTTGTATGTTGTTTGGAAACAAATGGATGGCCGACATGATACCTTTTGCATAGACATAATAGTTCCTTTGATTCTTTCCCTAGATGAATCTGACTGTTGAATTTTTGCAGGAAATATCTGGGCTAGATCCAAAGACAGTCCTATAAACAGTCCACTGCAGTAATCTAGCTTGCAGGTTACCAATGCATTTAACACTGTTTTGATGTGATTCATGGAGTTTGGCTTAGCAGATTGTATGAAGTGTGATTTGTAAACTGTGTTTTATGGTTTAGCATGTTGTATGAATCCAGACAATGGTTGTTTATTTTAtcaactatcttttttttaaagtaaagtgcTTTATGCAATGTGTGAACCAGACCATTTAATCTGAATGACAGAAGCTGAGGATGAACAGTGGAATGAGTGGGAATTGCAGAATTTATGCCCTGGTTTGtttgattttataaatatttttggaGTAATTTCAGCCGTTAGTTTGTTTGACAAATGAGTTTCTAATGTAACATGCTAATGCTTTTCTAATGAGTTCCAAATGTAACATGCATTCTTTTTTAGTACATCGAGTATACAACTACAGTATACTCTGTAATAAGCATAGTGATATCTCAGCATGCAACACCTTTAAGTTATAACTAGTAGGATTATCATATCATAACTATTTAAAAAGCAGGGAAATCCAAAATGATGAGACTTAGTGCTATAGGATTgagcaagttctggagaaccagtagcagagattttgagtaggtcggagaacctgtagtggaaattttgagtagttcagagaaccagcaaattccacctctggctggaatggagtgggaatggagattttgcagtatctttctcctgccacgcccaccaagtaatgcccaccaagctacaccacgcccaccaagccatgcccacagaaccagcagtaaaaaaaaattgaatttcaccactgcagagGTGGCTCTGCAATCCCAAACTGGAAGTGCCAAGTCTAGCACAATGGGGGAACTGAACATCACTGTTGTCGTAACTATGTGTATTATTCTGTGGTTACATTGATGGTTGTCTATGATTTTTGGTAGTACCTATCTTCAAAGCCAATGGAGGCTTCATAGCACAGTAGGTTTTTGTCAGCAGTTGCAGCATCTAGTTCCCTAGGTTGAACATCACAGTGGCATAGGCTTCTTTCACAGCATCTGTGTAGTTGTTGTGTGGTTGACCTCAAGTCTCTTCTTAGATTCCCATACACTCTAACTGGTGAGACTTACAGTACTCATTCATTCTGATGCAACCCATTTCATCTGGGCTCTTCATTTGGGAGTCAATGCTggtagcagtgacgtgcggtgaggtttatggctggtgaggcagtcctctcccccaacaccccacctctgctccgagcacaggcgggcgaaagaaagtcactttcttttgcctgcctgtgctcgtggcagagctcaggcgggctgccgcgagctcaggcgggcgaaagaaagtgctttcgTCAGTAGGGTGTTGCGGGAGAGGAGattgcctgagcattgcatttattaaagaaaaaagaaaaaaaggaaatttgaaagaaaagagggagcatggggtgggagtgggggacaccagaaatggagaaagagaggaggaagagtgactGCGATGcggcagctttaaacagaatgacagagttgaagcctctaaaaatgcgccctctaccatgaggcaggagaactgcgtgcctcaactatcttgggattttttaggcttttaaccctcgcatAACTCTGCTCAagcacctaaaaagtcagactagatgaggcatgcagttctcctgcctcatactagagggcactttttaagaggctttttttaatcaggcagtcattcacggtgtggcagcagctagctagcctaacctcagcactcgccttttcctgtttacattttttt from Thamnophis elegans isolate rThaEle1 chromosome 8, rThaEle1.pri, whole genome shotgun sequence includes these protein-coding regions:
- the TRHR gene encoding thyrotropin-releasing hormone receptor, yielding MENNTGNGQNETEVLPNLEVVTTEYQVVTIFLVLLICGLGIVGNIMVVLVVLRTKHMRTPTNCYLVSLAVADLMVLVAAGLPNITESIYGFWVYGYIGCLCITYLQYLGINASSCSITAFTIERYIAICHPIKAQFLCTFSRAKKIIIFVWAFTSVYCMLWFFLLDLKREVYKEATVVSCGYKVSRSYYSPIYMMDFGIFYVMPMILATVLYGLIARILFLSPISSDSKENSATWKNDLVLSSKTKATNKSINSAVASRRQVTKMLAVVVVLFAFLWMPYRTLVVINSFLSQPFQEQWFLLFCRICIYLNSAINPVIYNLMSQKFRAAFKKLCKCQQKQLEKPTNYSVALNYSIIKETEHFNTELEDITVTDAYLSSTKVSFEDNCVTSENNLRPPDVLRMY